From the genome of Streptomyces sp. NBC_01341, one region includes:
- a CDS encoding ATP-dependent Clp protease proteolytic subunit: MVNTHMNNFPGASASGLYTGPQVDNRYVVPRFVERTSQGVREYDPYAKLFEERVIFLGVQIDDASANDVMAQLLCLESMDPDRDISIYINSPGGSFTALTAIYDTMQFVKPDIQTVCMGQAASAAAVLLAAGTPGKRMALPHARVLIHQPSSQTGREQLSDLEIAAQEILRMRSQLEEMLARHSTTPLEKISEDIERDKILTADDALAYGLVDQIVSTRKTTAGASV; encoded by the coding sequence ATGGTGAACACCCACATGAACAACTTCCCCGGCGCCTCCGCGAGCGGCCTCTACACCGGCCCGCAGGTGGACAACCGCTACGTCGTCCCGCGCTTCGTGGAGCGCACCTCGCAGGGTGTGCGTGAGTACGACCCGTACGCGAAGCTCTTCGAGGAGCGCGTGATCTTCCTCGGCGTCCAGATCGACGACGCCTCGGCCAACGACGTCATGGCGCAGCTGCTGTGCCTCGAGTCGATGGACCCGGACCGCGACATCTCGATCTACATCAACAGCCCCGGCGGCTCGTTCACCGCGCTCACCGCGATCTACGACACCATGCAGTTCGTGAAGCCGGACATCCAGACCGTCTGCATGGGACAGGCCGCCTCCGCCGCCGCCGTCCTGCTGGCCGCGGGCACCCCGGGCAAGCGCATGGCGCTCCCGCACGCCCGTGTCCTGATCCACCAGCCGTCCTCGCAGACCGGCCGCGAGCAGCTCTCCGACCTGGAGATCGCGGCCCAGGAGATCCTGCGGATGCGCTCGCAGCTCGAGGAGATGCTGGCCAGGCACTCCACGACCCCGCTGGAGAAGATCAGCGAGGACATCGAGAGGGACAAGATCCTTACCGCGGACGACGCACTCGCGTACGGTCTGGTGGACCAGATTGTCTCCACCCGTAAGACCACAGCCGGCGCGTCCGTCTGA
- a CDS encoding ATP-dependent Clp protease proteolytic subunit gives MPYAAGEPSLGGGLGDQVYSRLLGERIIFLGQQVDDDIANKITAQLLLLAADPDKDIYLYINSPGGSVTAGMAVYDTMQYIPNDVVTIGMGMAASMGQFLLTGGTAGKRFALPNTDILMHQGSAGIGGTASDIKIQAQYLLRTKTRMAEITAHHSGQTVETIIRDGDRDRWYTAEEAKDYGLIDEIITFASGIPGGGGTGA, from the coding sequence ATGCCCTACGCCGCCGGAGAGCCGTCCCTCGGTGGAGGCCTCGGTGACCAGGTCTACAGCCGACTGCTCGGCGAGCGCATCATCTTCCTCGGCCAGCAGGTCGACGATGACATCGCCAACAAGATCACCGCACAGCTTCTGCTCCTTGCCGCCGACCCGGACAAGGACATCTACCTCTACATCAACAGCCCCGGCGGCTCGGTGACGGCAGGCATGGCGGTCTACGACACCATGCAGTACATCCCGAACGACGTGGTCACCATCGGTATGGGCATGGCGGCCTCGATGGGCCAGTTCCTGCTCACCGGTGGCACCGCGGGCAAGCGCTTCGCGCTCCCGAACACCGACATCCTCATGCACCAGGGTTCGGCCGGCATCGGTGGTACCGCCTCGGACATCAAGATCCAGGCCCAGTACCTCCTCCGCACGAAGACGCGCATGGCGGAGATCACGGCTCACCACTCGGGTCAGACCGTGGAGACGATCATCCGTGACGGTGACCGCGACCGCTGGTACACCGCCGAGGAGGCCAAGGACTACGGCCTCATCGACGAGATCATCACGTTCGCGTCGGGCATCCCGGGCGGCGGCGGCACCGGCGCCTGA
- a CDS encoding acyltransferase family protein, whose product MSQAPSEIQRSPITPESRESEPRHPQTLTAAGPPSTTPGTAPLRPATPAPAKRRDAYFDNVKYFAIVLVAVAHAWEPVMDGSRTARALYMVVYTFHMPAFILVSGYFSRSFDMSAPKVKRLVTGVLVPYVLFETAYSLFKRFAGGVDDTQITLLDPLFLTWFLIALFIWRVTTPMWQSLRHPLPVALTVAVLASVTPGIGDDLDLQRVCQLLPFFVLGLLMKPEHFQLVRRREVRLMALPLFAGALLFAYWAAPRMQLGWFYRSSAAQELDAPWWSGAVMTLAMFGCALLLTIGFLAWVPRRHMWFTVLGAGTICGYLLHGFLVKGAGYYGLFDRYEWLKGPAGLTVVSLVAAVAVTLLCTPPVRRALRFATEPDMNWAFRRNPAKR is encoded by the coding sequence ATGTCCCAAGCTCCGAGCGAAATTCAGCGGTCCCCGATCACCCCGGAGAGCCGGGAGTCGGAGCCCAGACACCCGCAGACCCTGACGGCCGCCGGGCCCCCCTCCACGACCCCCGGAACCGCCCCTCTGCGCCCCGCGACGCCGGCACCGGCCAAGCGGCGCGACGCGTACTTCGACAACGTGAAGTACTTCGCCATCGTGCTCGTCGCCGTGGCCCACGCGTGGGAACCGGTGATGGACGGCAGCCGCACCGCTCGGGCGCTGTACATGGTCGTCTACACCTTCCACATGCCGGCGTTCATCCTCGTCTCCGGCTACTTCTCACGCTCGTTCGACATGAGTGCCCCCAAGGTGAAGCGTCTGGTCACCGGAGTCCTCGTGCCGTACGTGCTCTTCGAGACGGCGTACTCGCTCTTCAAGCGCTTCGCCGGAGGTGTGGACGACACGCAGATCACCCTGCTCGACCCGCTGTTCCTCACCTGGTTCCTGATCGCGCTGTTCATCTGGCGCGTCACCACCCCGATGTGGCAGTCCCTGCGCCATCCGCTGCCCGTGGCGCTGACCGTCGCCGTGCTCGCCTCGGTGACTCCGGGCATCGGTGACGACCTGGACCTGCAACGCGTCTGCCAGCTCCTGCCGTTCTTCGTGCTCGGCCTGCTGATGAAGCCCGAGCACTTCCAGCTGGTCCGGCGGCGCGAGGTGCGGCTGATGGCCCTCCCGCTGTTCGCCGGAGCGCTGCTCTTCGCGTACTGGGCGGCGCCGCGCATGCAGCTGGGCTGGTTCTACCGCAGCAGCGCCGCACAGGAGCTGGACGCCCCGTGGTGGTCGGGGGCCGTGATGACCCTCGCCATGTTCGGGTGCGCGCTGCTCCTCACCATCGGCTTCCTGGCCTGGGTCCCGCGTCGGCACATGTGGTTCACCGTGCTGGGCGCCGGCACGATCTGCGGCTACCTGCTGCACGGCTTCCTGGTGAAGGGCGCCGGTTATTACGGGCTGTTCGACCGCTACGAGTGGCTCAAGGGCCCGGCCGGACTGACCGTCGTCTCCCTCGTCGCGGCCGTCGCGGTCACCCTGCTGTGCACCCCGCCGGTACGTCGCGCGCTGCGCTTCGCCACCGAGCCGGACATGAACTGGGCCTTCCGCCGGAATCCCGCCAAGCGCTGA
- a CDS encoding Fpg/Nei family DNA glycosylase — protein sequence MPEGHTIHRLAADHHERFTGGPVRVSSPQGTFAGSAALLDGRAFTGVDAHGKHLFLGFEGSVWIHIHLGLFGKLGFGTVPAPPPTGTVRLRLLNDSHHADLRGPTTCALITAPEKRAIHDRLGPDPLRTDENGERAWQRVSRSRVTVAALLMDQKVVAGVGNVYRAEVLFRHGIDPYLPGKDLTRGEWDALWADLRVLMREGVRHNRIDTVRPEHLPEAMGRPPRVDDHGGEVYVYRRARQACHICGAGIRTAELAARNLFWCPSCQPSAGRR from the coding sequence GTGCCCGAGGGGCATACGATCCACCGCCTCGCCGCCGACCACCACGAGCGGTTCACCGGCGGGCCGGTGCGGGTGAGCAGCCCGCAGGGCACCTTCGCCGGAAGCGCCGCGCTGCTGGACGGCCGCGCGTTCACGGGTGTCGACGCCCACGGCAAGCACCTCTTCCTCGGTTTCGAGGGATCGGTGTGGATCCACATCCACCTGGGCCTCTTCGGCAAGCTCGGCTTCGGCACGGTCCCCGCCCCGCCGCCCACCGGGACCGTCCGGCTGCGCCTGCTCAACGACTCCCACCACGCCGATCTGCGCGGCCCCACGACCTGCGCCCTGATCACCGCCCCCGAGAAGCGCGCGATACACGACCGGCTGGGCCCGGACCCGCTGCGCACCGACGAGAACGGCGAGCGTGCCTGGCAGCGCGTCTCCCGCAGCCGCGTCACGGTGGCCGCCCTGCTGATGGACCAGAAGGTCGTCGCCGGGGTCGGCAACGTCTACCGGGCCGAGGTCCTCTTCCGGCACGGCATCGACCCCTACCTCCCGGGCAAGGACCTGACGCGCGGTGAGTGGGACGCGCTCTGGGCGGATCTGCGCGTCCTGATGCGCGAGGGCGTGCGGCACAACCGGATCGACACCGTCCGGCCCGAGCACCTGCCCGAGGCGATGGGCCGGCCGCCGCGGGTCGACGACCACGGCGGCGAGGTCTACGTCTACCGGCGGGCCCGGCAGGCCTGTCACATCTGTGGCGCCGGTATCCGCACGGCCGAACTCGCCGCCCGTAACCTCTTCTGGTGCCCGTCCTGCCAGCCGTCCGCGGGCCGACGCTAG
- a CDS encoding HD domain-containing protein gives MPTAYLTLSEVESVAREAHRLQTDKAGRPYAEHLAAVAEGVRIRGGSEEQIAAAWLHDAVEDGVLSRQWLDDAALPRQVKEMVLAVTKRDGEDLYAYTGRILATPGALLIKESDLAHNADPDRLAVLEPATRTRLTEKYAQVRGLLGLAAGGRPGDRRDQANPEAG, from the coding sequence ATGCCGACCGCGTATCTGACCCTGTCCGAAGTGGAGTCCGTAGCTCGCGAGGCCCACCGCCTCCAGACGGACAAGGCCGGGCGCCCGTACGCCGAGCACCTGGCCGCGGTCGCGGAGGGCGTGCGGATCCGGGGCGGCAGTGAGGAACAGATCGCGGCCGCCTGGCTGCACGACGCGGTGGAGGACGGTGTGCTCTCCCGGCAGTGGCTGGACGACGCCGCGCTGCCCCGGCAGGTCAAGGAAATGGTCCTCGCCGTCACCAAGCGGGACGGCGAGGACCTCTACGCGTACACCGGGCGGATTCTCGCCACACCCGGAGCGCTGCTGATCAAGGAGTCGGATCTCGCCCACAACGCGGATCCGGACCGGCTCGCGGTCCTGGAACCGGCGACCCGTACCCGGCTGACCGAGAAGTATGCGCAGGTGCGTGGGCTGCTCGGGCTCGCGGCGGGCGGAAGGCCCGGCGACCGGCGGGATCAAGCCAACCCCGAAGCCGGCTGA
- the tig gene encoding trigger factor: MKSAVETLNPTRVRLSIEVPFEELKDSLDAAYKKINQQVTVKGFRKGKIPNRVIDQRFGRGAVLEEAVNDALPKFYTEAVNEGELNVLGQPEVDITELKDGELLAFTAEVDVRPEIEIPDYSGIEVTVDALEVTDEDVDKAVEQLRERFASTNPVERAAAEGDVVTIDLEAKVDGEVLEDGVAAGVSYTIGSGELLEGIDEAVTGLEAGGEATFTSELKGGSAEGKEAEVTVKVTAVAARELPELDDDFAQMASEFDTLAELREDSRKRLENTKQYDQATQAQERVLDELLKLAEVPIPEKLLADEVQTRKHNLEHHQLGQMGLDLEKYLEIQGKTLEEFEAETSEQAIKGIKTQFILDELVNKEKLNVNQEELTEHLMRRAASSGMSPDQFAQAVVEGGQVPMLVGEVARGKALAVVVEAAKVTDTNGEVVELEDDEETTETTEAVEAAEGDTEAADEKKDEKNEA; the protein is encoded by the coding sequence GTGAAGAGCGCCGTGGAGACCCTGAACCCGACCCGGGTTCGGCTCAGCATCGAGGTGCCCTTCGAGGAGCTCAAGGACAGCCTCGACGCGGCGTACAAGAAGATCAACCAGCAGGTCACGGTGAAGGGCTTCCGCAAGGGCAAGATCCCCAACCGCGTCATCGACCAGCGGTTCGGCCGCGGTGCGGTGCTCGAGGAGGCCGTCAACGACGCCCTCCCGAAGTTCTACACCGAGGCTGTCAACGAGGGTGAGCTCAACGTTCTGGGCCAGCCCGAGGTTGACATCACCGAGCTCAAGGACGGCGAACTGCTGGCCTTCACCGCCGAGGTGGATGTCCGTCCCGAGATCGAGATCCCGGACTACTCCGGCATCGAGGTCACCGTGGACGCACTCGAGGTCACCGACGAGGACGTCGACAAGGCCGTGGAGCAGCTCCGTGAGCGCTTCGCCTCCACCAACCCGGTCGAGCGCGCCGCCGCCGAGGGTGACGTCGTGACGATCGACCTGGAGGCCAAGGTCGACGGAGAGGTCCTCGAGGACGGCGTGGCCGCGGGTGTCTCGTACACCATCGGTTCCGGCGAGCTCCTCGAAGGCATCGACGAGGCCGTGACCGGCCTGGAGGCGGGTGGCGAGGCCACCTTCACCTCCGAGCTGAAGGGCGGCTCCGCCGAGGGCAAGGAGGCGGAGGTCACCGTCAAGGTCACCGCCGTCGCCGCCCGCGAACTGCCCGAGCTGGACGACGACTTCGCGCAGATGGCGAGCGAGTTCGACACGCTCGCCGAGCTTCGCGAGGACAGCCGCAAGCGCCTCGAGAACACCAAGCAGTACGACCAGGCCACGCAGGCCCAGGAGCGCGTCCTCGACGAGCTGCTGAAGCTGGCCGAGGTCCCGATCCCCGAGAAGCTGCTCGCGGACGAGGTCCAGACCCGCAAGCACAACCTCGAGCACCACCAGCTCGGCCAGATGGGTCTCGACCTCGAGAAGTACCTGGAGATCCAGGGCAAGACGCTCGAGGAGTTCGAGGCCGAGACCTCCGAGCAGGCCATCAAGGGCATCAAGACCCAGTTCATCCTTGACGAGCTCGTCAACAAGGAGAAGCTGAACGTCAACCAGGAGGAGCTCACCGAGCACCTCATGCGGCGCGCCGCTTCCTCCGGCATGAGCCCCGACCAGTTCGCCCAGGCCGTCGTCGAAGGCGGCCAGGTGCCGATGCTCGTCGGCGAGGTCGCCCGCGGCAAGGCGCTCGCCGTCGTCGTCGAGGCCGCCAAGGTCACCGACACCAACGGTGAGGTCGTCGAGCTCGAGGACGATGAGGAGACCACGGAGACCACGGAGGCGGTCGAGGCCGCCGAGGGTGACACCGAGGCAGCCGACGAGAAGAAGGACGAGAAGAACGAGGCCTGA
- a CDS encoding GNAT family N-acetyltransferase — translation MTTELRVLSRTDWEAWLGCLEVAFGGVPISAKGREMYTELAEPDRALGHWDGPDCVGTAGAYSFRVTVPGGRAVPAAGVTMVSVAPTHRRQGLLTALMRRQLDDVRSWGEPIAVLTASEPGIYGRFGYGAATTETNLRIDTSRVRLAAPAGTDGVRLRRLPPAEALDACEAVYGRLAASRPGTPLRQPGWERVAVNDPESDRQGGSPLQCVRAERDGEVTGYVTYHLRPAWDDSGPKGTVAVRDLMALDPASYAALWRFLFGIDLTSVVECRNRPADDAVLRLVSDVRRCEVRLRDGLYVRLVELDAALEARSYRTPVDVVLEVEDAFCPWNAGRWRLTADAEGVATCRRTEEEPELALSVAELAAAYLGGVSLTTLAAAGLVRELRAGALAAAALAFSSDTQPWCPHGF, via the coding sequence ATGACCACAGAATTGCGTGTGCTGTCCCGCACGGACTGGGAAGCCTGGCTCGGTTGTCTCGAAGTGGCGTTCGGCGGCGTTCCGATCTCCGCGAAGGGCCGCGAGATGTACACCGAGCTCGCAGAGCCGGACCGGGCGCTCGGCCACTGGGACGGCCCGGACTGTGTGGGGACGGCCGGGGCGTACAGCTTCCGGGTGACCGTGCCGGGCGGCAGGGCGGTCCCGGCCGCGGGGGTCACGATGGTCAGCGTCGCCCCGACGCACCGCAGACAGGGACTGCTCACGGCATTGATGCGGCGTCAGCTCGACGACGTCCGCTCCTGGGGGGAGCCCATCGCGGTGCTCACGGCTTCGGAGCCCGGGATCTACGGACGGTTCGGCTACGGCGCCGCCACGACGGAGACGAATCTGCGGATCGACACTTCGCGGGTCCGGCTCGCCGCGCCTGCGGGCACGGACGGGGTGCGGCTGCGCCGGCTCCCACCGGCGGAGGCCCTCGACGCGTGCGAGGCGGTGTACGGGCGGCTGGCGGCGTCGCGGCCCGGCACTCCGCTGCGGCAGCCGGGCTGGGAGCGGGTGGCGGTCAACGACCCGGAGAGTGATCGGCAGGGAGGCTCGCCCCTGCAGTGCGTGCGCGCGGAGCGCGACGGTGAGGTGACGGGCTACGTCACCTACCACCTCCGCCCCGCCTGGGACGACTCCGGGCCCAAGGGCACGGTGGCGGTGCGCGACCTGATGGCGCTGGACCCCGCCTCGTATGCGGCACTGTGGCGTTTCCTGTTCGGGATCGACCTGACGTCGGTGGTCGAGTGCCGCAACCGGCCCGCGGACGACGCGGTGCTCCGGCTGGTCTCGGACGTACGGCGGTGCGAGGTGCGGCTGCGGGACGGGCTGTACGTCCGGCTGGTCGAGTTGGATGCGGCGCTGGAGGCGCGGAGCTATCGAACGCCGGTGGACGTGGTGCTGGAGGTGGAGGACGCCTTTTGCCCCTGGAACGCGGGGCGTTGGCGGCTCACGGCGGACGCGGAGGGCGTCGCCACCTGCCGCCGCACAGAGGAGGAACCCGAACTCGCGCTGTCGGTCGCCGAGTTGGCGGCCGCCTATCTGGGCGGGGTGTCGCTGACGACACTGGCGGCCGCCGGACTCGTACGGGAACTGCGGGCGGGCGCGCTGGCCGCGGCGGCCCTCGCCTTCTCCTCGGACACGCAGCCCTGGTGCCCGCACGGCTTCTGA
- a CDS encoding cation:proton antiporter — protein MGGAFLAAAVLARVGGRIGLPTIPLFILAGILLGPHTPGVVLLDDPHDLEMLSALGLVLLLFYLGLEFHLDDLKKGGRTMALAGGTYLALNVGAGLGFGFALGWGTSEALVLAGVLGISSSAIVTKVLVDLGRIGNPETRPILGIIVVEDVFLALYLAALQPILSGADSLGAAVLDGGKAFGFLLLLAVVARFGTKLISKLINTRDDELLVISFLGAAVFVAGISEWFGVADAIGAFMVGLMLGSTSSGERILKLVHPLRDAFGAIFFFAFGLSINPGDLPSVLWPVLAAVAVTVAMNVFAGMATARIYAFGPGATANISTTLLARGEFALILATMAAGAGLDERLSPFIAGYVLLLAVLSPLAAGRSHWLARILPGGRTREREADKEAVTV, from the coding sequence ATGGGAGGCGCGTTCCTCGCGGCCGCCGTCCTCGCCCGCGTGGGCGGGCGCATCGGACTGCCCACCATCCCGCTCTTCATCCTCGCCGGCATCCTGCTCGGCCCCCACACGCCCGGGGTCGTCCTGCTCGACGATCCCCACGACCTGGAGATGCTCTCGGCACTCGGTCTGGTGCTGCTCCTCTTCTACCTCGGCCTCGAGTTCCACCTCGACGACCTGAAGAAGGGCGGGCGCACGATGGCGCTCGCCGGCGGCACCTACCTCGCCCTGAACGTCGGCGCGGGTCTCGGCTTCGGCTTCGCGCTGGGGTGGGGCACCTCGGAAGCACTGGTGCTCGCGGGGGTGCTCGGCATCTCGTCGTCGGCCATCGTCACGAAAGTCCTGGTGGACCTGGGCCGCATCGGGAACCCGGAGACCCGCCCGATCCTCGGCATCATCGTCGTGGAGGACGTCTTCCTCGCGCTCTACCTGGCGGCGCTGCAGCCCATCCTGTCGGGCGCGGACAGCCTCGGCGCCGCGGTGCTCGACGGCGGGAAGGCGTTCGGCTTCCTGCTGCTGCTCGCCGTGGTGGCGCGGTTCGGCACGAAGCTGATCAGCAAACTGATCAACACCCGGGACGACGAGCTCCTCGTCATCTCCTTCCTGGGTGCGGCGGTCTTCGTGGCCGGGATCTCGGAATGGTTCGGGGTCGCCGACGCGATCGGTGCGTTCATGGTCGGCCTGATGCTGGGCAGCACGTCCTCCGGGGAGCGCATCCTCAAGCTGGTGCACCCGCTGCGGGACGCCTTCGGGGCGATCTTCTTCTTCGCCTTCGGGCTGTCCATCAACCCCGGCGACCTGCCGAGCGTCCTGTGGCCGGTGCTGGCCGCCGTCGCGGTGACCGTGGCGATGAACGTCTTCGCGGGCATGGCCACGGCGAGGATCTACGCCTTCGGCCCCGGGGCCACCGCGAACATCTCCACCACCCTGCTGGCCCGGGGCGAGTTCGCGCTGATCCTCGCGACGATGGCCGCGGGGGCGGGCCTGGACGAGCGGCTTTCGCCTTTCATCGCCGGGTACGTGCTCCTGCTCGCGGTCCTCTCGCCCCTGGCGGCCGGCCGTTCGCACTGGCTCGCCCGGATCCTGCCCGGGGGCCGGACCCGGGAGCGGGAGGCGGACAAAGAGGCGGTAACGGTCTGA
- a CDS encoding ribose-5-phosphate isomerase: MRVYLGSDHAGFELKNHLVEWLTAHGHEAVDCGPHIYDAQDDYPPFCLRAAERTVADEGSLGIVIGGSGNGEQIAANKVKGVRAALAWSEQTAALGREHNDANVVAIGGRMHTAEECTKFVEIFLGTPYSGAERHTRRIEMLSAYENTGELPPVPAHHPQQG, translated from the coding sequence ATGCGCGTGTACCTCGGCTCCGACCATGCCGGCTTCGAACTGAAGAACCACCTCGTCGAGTGGCTCACGGCCCACGGCCACGAGGCCGTCGACTGCGGTCCCCACATCTACGACGCCCAGGACGACTACCCGCCGTTCTGTCTCCGCGCCGCCGAGCGGACGGTCGCCGACGAGGGCAGCCTCGGCATCGTCATCGGCGGCTCCGGCAACGGCGAGCAGATCGCCGCGAACAAGGTCAAGGGTGTGCGCGCCGCGCTCGCCTGGAGCGAGCAGACCGCCGCTCTCGGCCGCGAGCACAACGACGCCAACGTGGTGGCCATCGGCGGCCGCATGCACACGGCCGAGGAGTGCACGAAGTTCGTCGAGATCTTCCTGGGCACCCCCTACTCGGGTGCGGAGCGCCACACCCGTCGCATCGAGATGCTCTCGGCGTACGAGAACACCGGCGAACTCCCCCCGGTCCCGGCCCACCATCCGCAGCAGGGCTGA
- a CDS encoding amino acid permease — MTSQTTLAGPGQQPGEPGKPGSPDGLKAGLKNRHLSMIAIGGVIGAGLFVGSGAGIAAAGPAILLSYALVGLMVVFVMRMLGEMAVARPSSGSFSAYADQALGRWAGFSIGWLYWFFWVVVLAVEATAGAKILEGWVPGVPQWAWALIVMVVLTATNLVSVGSYGEFEFWFAGIKVVAIGAFVVVGLLAVFGVLPGSDAGGSGFAHLTDTGGFFPEGPGAVLTGVLMVVFSFMGSEIVTLAAGESEDPRRAVSKATNSVIWRIAIFYLGSILVVLTLLPWNDPSIVEDGSYVAALNVIGIPHAGQVMDVIVLTAVLSCLNSGLYTASRMAFSLGQRGDAPKAFATVNKRGVPQVAILSSVVFGFVAVFFNYQWPDTVFAFLLNSSGAVALFVWLVICFTQLRMRGIILRESPEKLVVRMWLFPYLTWATIAMISFVLVYMLTDDAGREQVLLSLLVAALVVAVSLVRDARSRKAAAPVE; from the coding sequence ATGACGTCGCAGACGACTCTGGCAGGTCCGGGCCAACAGCCCGGGGAGCCGGGTAAGCCCGGCTCCCCGGACGGGCTCAAGGCCGGTCTCAAGAACCGTCATCTCTCGATGATCGCCATCGGCGGCGTGATCGGAGCCGGCCTCTTCGTCGGTTCCGGCGCCGGTATCGCAGCCGCGGGGCCGGCCATCCTCCTGTCGTACGCGCTGGTCGGCCTGATGGTCGTCTTCGTCATGCGGATGCTCGGCGAGATGGCCGTCGCCCGGCCGAGCTCCGGCTCCTTCTCCGCCTACGCCGACCAGGCCCTGGGCCGCTGGGCGGGCTTCTCCATCGGCTGGCTCTACTGGTTCTTCTGGGTCGTGGTGCTCGCCGTCGAGGCCACGGCGGGCGCCAAGATCCTGGAGGGCTGGGTCCCGGGCGTCCCGCAGTGGGCCTGGGCGCTGATCGTCATGGTGGTGCTGACGGCGACCAACCTGGTCTCCGTGGGCTCGTACGGCGAGTTCGAGTTCTGGTTCGCCGGGATCAAGGTCGTCGCGATCGGCGCGTTCGTCGTCGTCGGCCTCCTCGCGGTCTTCGGCGTGCTCCCGGGCTCGGACGCCGGGGGGTCCGGGTTCGCCCACCTCACGGACACCGGCGGCTTCTTCCCCGAAGGGCCGGGAGCCGTCCTCACCGGTGTGCTGATGGTCGTCTTCTCCTTCATGGGCAGCGAGATCGTGACGCTGGCGGCGGGTGAGTCCGAGGACCCGCGGCGTGCCGTCTCCAAGGCGACCAACAGCGTGATCTGGCGTATCGCCATCTTCTACCTGGGGTCGATCCTCGTCGTGCTGACCCTGCTGCCGTGGAACGACCCGTCGATCGTCGAGGACGGCTCCTACGTCGCCGCGCTCAACGTCATCGGCATCCCGCACGCCGGCCAGGTCATGGACGTCATCGTGCTGACGGCCGTGCTCTCCTGCCTCAACTCGGGCCTCTACACGGCCTCGCGCATGGCCTTCTCGCTCGGACAGCGCGGCGACGCCCCCAAGGCGTTCGCCACGGTGAACAAGCGGGGCGTGCCCCAGGTGGCGATCCTCTCGTCCGTCGTGTTCGGCTTCGTCGCGGTGTTCTTCAACTACCAGTGGCCGGACACGGTGTTCGCCTTCCTGCTGAACTCCTCCGGCGCGGTCGCCCTCTTCGTGTGGCTGGTGATCTGCTTCACCCAGCTGCGGATGCGCGGCATCATCCTGCGCGAGTCGCCCGAGAAGCTCGTCGTACGGATGTGGCTCTTCCCCTACCTGACCTGGGCGACGATCGCGATGATCTCCTTCGTCCTGGTCTACATGCTGACCGACGACGCGGGACGCGAGCAGGTGCTGCTCTCGCTGCTGGTCGCGGCGCTGGTGGTGGCCGTCTCGCTGGTGCGTGACGCCCGCAGCCGGAAGGCGGCGGCACCGGTCGAGTGA
- a CDS encoding PP2C family protein-serine/threonine phosphatase, which produces MARRRGADTYTARWRRSMHRARIALRRSGVDYFRGDGSDWIALAGLLVIIPVITVCTLLNPVWCSPTALALPIVAGGLLLRPASLLSLYATAAAALIVESLALGPYTEGPARVTPGTVLVVAACGFFGLVLAQFRARVGVPWRRGGTMLFDLRERIRVQSALPRLPQGWHREMALRPAGGQSFSGDFVVAARTNGGRTLEVVLTDVSGKGMDAGSRALLLSGAFGGLLGSLPPHGFLPAANGYLLRQDWDEGFATSIHLVLDLESGDYELLSAGHPPALQLHAGSGRWEEMVAEGPLLGVYDGAQFDAVKGSLAPGDVLMLFTDGLVEASDRDIAEGIDRLTGEADRYVATGFEGAAWHLIEACAKDVNDDRALLLLSRRA; this is translated from the coding sequence ATGGCCCGTCGCAGAGGAGCAGACACATACACCGCCCGGTGGCGAAGATCCATGCACCGGGCGCGCATCGCGCTGCGCAGGTCCGGAGTCGACTACTTCCGCGGTGACGGGAGCGACTGGATAGCCCTGGCCGGCCTCCTGGTCATCATTCCGGTGATCACCGTATGCACCCTGCTCAACCCGGTCTGGTGCTCACCGACGGCCCTGGCGCTGCCGATCGTCGCCGGTGGCCTGCTGCTGCGCCCCGCCAGCCTGCTGAGCCTCTACGCCACCGCGGCCGCGGCCCTGATCGTGGAGTCCCTGGCCCTCGGCCCCTACACGGAGGGGCCCGCCCGGGTCACGCCGGGCACGGTCCTGGTCGTCGCGGCCTGCGGATTCTTCGGCCTGGTCCTCGCACAGTTCAGGGCCCGGGTGGGGGTGCCGTGGCGGCGAGGCGGCACCATGCTCTTCGACCTGCGGGAGCGGATCCGCGTCCAGAGCGCCCTGCCGAGGCTGCCCCAGGGCTGGCACCGCGAGATGGCACTCCGCCCGGCGGGAGGGCAGTCCTTCTCCGGCGACTTCGTCGTCGCCGCCCGTACGAACGGCGGGCGCACCCTGGAGGTCGTGCTCACCGACGTCTCCGGCAAAGGCATGGACGCCGGCTCCCGCGCCCTGCTGCTGTCCGGGGCGTTCGGCGGGCTCCTGGGCTCCCTGCCGCCGCACGGCTTCCTCCCCGCGGCCAACGGCTATCTCCTGCGGCAGGACTGGGATGAGGGTTTCGCCACATCCATCCACCTCGTCCTGGACCTGGAGTCCGGCGACTACGAGCTCCTCTCGGCCGGCCATCCCCCCGCGCTCCAACTGCACGCGGGGAGCGGCCGGTGGGAGGAGATGGTGGCCGAGGGACCCCTTCTGGGGGTCTACGACGGGGCGCAGTTCGACGCGGTGAAGGGTTCGCTGGCCCCCGGTGACGTCCTGATGCTGTTCACGGACGGACTGGTGGAAGCCTCCGACCGGGACATCGCCGAGGGCATCGACCGGCTGACCGGCGAGGCCGACCGTTACGTCGCGACGGGCTTCGAGGGCGCCGCCTGGCATCTGATCGAGGCATGCGCGAAGGACGTCAACGACGACCGCGCACTGCTGCTGTTGTCCCGCCGCGCTTGA